One window of the Candidatus Aquicultor sp. genome contains the following:
- a CDS encoding ferredoxin-thioredoxin reductase catalytic domain-containing protein — protein MANNEISEETIDARYRQLKKEAEDAGYHLNPDVDFTKGLVRGLIINEHRYSYQGCPCRLASGVQAEDIDIICPCDYRDPDLTDYGNCYCALYVSSGISSGEEATTPIPERRPPKAQREAQMQEDIHESPAAQAHGFSLEYPVWRCQVCGYLCARNEPPEVCPICKAKKERFGRFI, from the coding sequence ATGGCTAATAACGAAATATCAGAGGAAACAATTGATGCCAGGTACCGGCAGCTTAAAAAGGAAGCCGAGGACGCCGGGTACCATCTTAACCCGGATGTGGATTTTACAAAAGGACTTGTTAGAGGCTTAATCATTAACGAACATCGTTATAGTTATCAGGGATGTCCTTGCCGGCTGGCCTCGGGGGTCCAAGCAGAAGATATCGATATTATTTGCCCGTGCGATTATCGTGATCCCGACCTGACGGATTACGGGAATTGCTACTGCGCGTTGTATGTCTCAAGCGGTATCTCATCAGGTGAAGAAGCGACTACTCCGATACCCGAGCGACGTCCACCAAAAGCACAAAGAGAAGCGCAAATGCAAGAAGATATACATGAGAGCCCGGCGGCGCAAGCCCACGGTTTTTCACTGGAGTATCCGGTATGGCGCTGCCAGGTGTGCGGGTATTTATGCGCGAGAAATGAGCCGCCTGAGGTGTGCCCGATTTGTAAAGCAAAAAAAGAGCGTTTCGGGCGCTTCATATAG
- a CDS encoding glutaredoxin family protein translates to MGYESYVKEVPGEKRGEIFLYALSTCIWCQRTKALLNELELEYKYVDVDLLSGASRDEAVADIGRCNPSVSFPTIRVEDNECIIGFQEDKIRGLQQNG, encoded by the coding sequence GTGGGATATGAGTCATATGTGAAGGAAGTCCCTGGTGAGAAAAGAGGAGAAATATTTCTCTATGCGTTGAGCACGTGTATATGGTGCCAACGGACAAAAGCTCTGCTTAATGAGCTAGAGCTTGAATATAAATATGTGGATGTCGACTTGCTGAGCGGAGCGTCGAGGGACGAGGCAGTAGCAGATATCGGTCGGTGCAACCCAAGCGTTTCGTTTCCAACAATTCGCGTAGAAGACAACGAATGCATTATAGGTTTTCAGGAAGATAAGATTAGAGGGTTGCAACAGAATGGCTAA